In Microplitis demolitor isolate Queensland-Clemson2020A chromosome 10, iyMicDemo2.1a, whole genome shotgun sequence, the sequence TAAATCCGAAATCAGGTAGGATTATATACGACACTAGGTGTGATAATCAGCCATGTCTTGAGTAAAATctttgacaataatttttttttttaaacagacgGATTATTGGGCTAATCCAGTGATATGTCAAGATCAGTATGACTccagtaaatattttcatattggGTTTCTAAACAttcatatcaaaaattttaccttcGATCCATTCGAACTTCAACTGACTGAatcattgatattaatttttcaacaagagaagatatataaagaaattgatgattattttatagcCACTAAAAACAATATTCTTTGAAATAATACTGATATAATGCTTTATGAGGTTAAGGACGAGACAAGATAATTTCAGGCTAAAGCAAGGTTTTCTAAGAGCAACCAAAGTACAATATTGTCTTTTATCTCGTGCTACTTTTGATAATCTTGGAATAAACAGACTCCTTGAACTgtcttgataataatttttaaatagctatTTCTTAAGAcctaaataaatagaaattgttggataatttttattgattcactttaaatggttttataaaactacagatcattacatattttatgAGTTATAACTGGATGGTCAGATTAAATACCATTAAAACcgaatcaattttaataaatgttatcGTTAGTATTTGAATACTCTGTTAATCTCTACCTACTTGAGAtggattcaaaaatattcgttCCAATATTTagctattttaatttatttactcaaatttACTATCggttaaatattcattattaatccTTTGTAAATCTTCAAGTTCCCTATCTAAGCCCGGGGATTTCGAGAATGCTTTTATTGAATCGAGCATCTTTGCCATATTTTCAGCCATTAAAACCAGAGAGTTAGGAGAGTCGCTCGCCATCCTAGAAGATTCTGTTGTTGTCGTTACATAATCATATGTTGTGGTGGCTTTTTTATTGGTTGCATACTTCTTAACATACTCTTCTATATCAGTGGGCAGTTTGTCACTAAGCTCATGTATTCTTCTGTATTCGTTAGAAGTGTCAAAAAGAGATTCGGTTGAACTGTCACTTAAACTTGATGAGTAGTAGTGTTCATCATCGTCGTAGTGTATGTGATGATTAGAATTTATACTCCCAGAATCTCCATCACATCGAAATTGAGAGATTCcaaatttagataaatctGAAGGTCCGAATGAATCTGATGATCCTACTGAATGTGAAGATCTAGAGAATCCTGCGTAATCTGAAATATTTGAGAATCATTTGAATTGAAGTATATACcgacgaaaaatatttaaaaatgtggtTTATTACCTGATAATGGAGATGATCCTGAGTCGGGTGATCCTGAATGTGATGAGCCAGAATGACCGTGACCACCGAAATGGCCGTGTCCAGCACCATGAATATGACCACCAGAATGGCCATGACCTCCATGCCTTTTTCCTTCAGAAACGCTAGCTGAAATGGTATCATTAGTGTcagagataaataaaatttacgatagttaaaattactaaCGACTCTAGTAGCATTGTCCAAAACAAGTAGCTTGACGAACATAATTTAGCGACTTTCTTACGGAAGATTTATACACGAATTAAAGAATATGTATTCCATAACTATACTTGTTGCAGGCTTCATTAAGTCTTGCTCAAGATCTTTCTTTAAGACTTATAGAAATCTGAAGAAAGAGCctgcataaatttttaagcaaTGGATATACGACATAACCATGTTAGATTAGAGTTGCTACAAGATCGCTTAAGATATCGGGTTTCTTTATCTCCGAGTCTTTCCAGGCTCAAACGCAGTCTTTGTAGTAATCCCAGTGGCGCCCATTGAAATCCGAAGTCCTACaagtgaataattttatcattcgatataattatattgaaaattaagtgGGTGCACTGAATTCACTTTAACAATGCTGAATAGAGAATTTGCGAATTATCTAGCAGAGTAGCCACTTCTGAGTATTTTAACGGATTCCGCACCAGGGAAAAAATTGTCATGCATGATTAAGttatcatgttttttttaacgacgattaaaataaattttatttaaaatttgtgattcaatcaataattaaaattaaccctttttccaaaaaaaagtaaaatagatttcattacaatttttttttattgattgaagaattgaattaataaattctagCGAAAGTGATAATGATACTTTATACAATCGCATGTttatatattactttttttgccAATGAATAGttaagattaattaaattgttaaatttgcttgcaatttataaatagatgTCTTTTCAttcattactaaaaaaatatgtaataaccaaattaagattaaattcaaataatactttattttttacaaccgGAGTTTTTAAAAGATGTTAAGAATCGTGGTAAACTGAACGAGCCAGGTCAGCCTAGTAGACAGTGGACGTGTTTTAAAACACGACGGTTGTGGGTTTGAAACCCGTCATGGGTAAAATTTCAGTAACACTTTTCAATCAGTAAACATTGACTATACATCTAtaccaacaaaataatttaatttaaaatttaatttttgtaagaaTTCTCAAGAATGCTACTAGGGGAACGGACATTTCTCTTTAATAACAGTCCTGTTTAGAAATTTGATTCATAGATATTTAGTTCTCTGACATTGATCTTAATTTTGTTGaacagaaaatattaaaaaaaagtataaaatactaatggaacataaaaaataaaaaataacgagtTACAACTACATCATTTCATCATCATAAAAGGTCAATACTGCTAAACACAAAACCCGTACTCGGGTCACTCGCATACTGTATTGCAATGTCATAAGTttctgaattttaaaaaaatgattatgtaTGCCAATTTGTTTTCTAAGATAACTTCCATACAGACTGAtcaattttattggaaatgaCTACAATCACATAAGGTTATCAAAATTATAGATAAGTAAAGATCTGTTTCGTCagatgaaattataataaaatacttattattCTAATTACTTTATTTCCAAGTTTTCTTTCACAATCATAATAGTTTTTTGTGCTAGCAAATGAATCCAAAAAAATTggtcaaaaatattataaaagacaGTTAACTTTATTTTGGTCCAGGTTCAATATAGTTACCAGATCAATCGATGCAGTCTCGACGAAAAgctttcagataaaatttttgttaatttttaatctaaaatattttgattgaatGTGTGATGTTTTAgattgaaaagtaaaaatttttatattcatatccTTGACTTTACTTTACCCCCCTCACcccataatttttatcaattactcCAGTGACAATATTGGTCAATTCTGGTACAAATCTCGAGCAAGTCAAGGAGAATACAGCGAAATGTTATGTCTACATATAGTGCGATTTCAAGATCTTGATTAAAATAGCTACTAGGGTAATCGAATATAATCACTGGGATGTTGTTAAATCCTAATTTTTCTGACAATCTTTGGGGAGCCTTTCTGTTTAGATAATGAAGAACTTTCTATTGATGGTTTCTTTGAAAGGAAAAGACTGCAacaagaataaatataatgaataaagaATTTGATTATTCCGTTCTTACAATATTATCTCTAACTACTCTagaattaaatcaataaatttgccttaaaaataaactttaaagaatatttttcaaagatgTTTCCCCTTGCCTTAAAACTTTCTGTTGGcagtatatttatttggtaGGCATGGAAGACGAAAGCAactattttagtaaaattttaacgtTTATAAGTAAATACGACTTGTAAATCTTTCAACACAATCCTTGAACATCAAAGTTGCCcgatctataaatttttgatttattaaatatatcacaaTTTTGAAGTCGGATTGATTGATAATCACTCTCAATCAccgtaaaatttaattttaattaaaaaataaatgatgaagTTTGAGCATCAATTTACAGGTTTGAAAAAGTAGAGAGTGTTACAATCGaggattttaattaaatgtaatttattattaattgatcaatTCGAGAAATAACATCCAAACTTACTTGATATGATTGGTAGGACCAACAAtccaatgaaaaatttatagtccattataaaaaaatcaaacgtAATAGTTACTTCAAGAAATTAGTAGTTTTACTAGAGAACGAAGTCCGAGAGCATGAATAGAAGTAAAACTAGAATGATAATTGCAAGCATATTTATAAAGTGATGATACGAATTATTGCAGGCGGGAGTAtgtagatttcatagaaatctatgTTGTGCATTTGTTCTCATGGTtgagtttttaaaagttttgcCATAGTCTATCATGATTCGGCGAGTAGGtttcaaaaataccattggttcgaaaacatatatgtatacattagggtggcgcaaaaaaaacgacaatttttttttcgagtctcttatgaaaatttgttggcttgAAATGTTATAAGAAGCCTCTTCAAAAATcaactcgataaaaaatttttaagaggtcgctcacgaattttgaaaatatcaaaaatgatcaaaatacgaattttttagttaaattttttttctttctcgtggcagcaatagtttatatttgtgaaaccATGACCACGctaaaaatttaagcccaaaatttaaatatttcaacctcgctcaagaattttgaatgtttccgagtgctgtcttttggacATTTTCGAGCGACCTTTGAATGgatgaaaatataacccaAGAAGTAGAAATTATAAGTCATTTACatactcttttattttttatttcaatttgtaggttttttcgcttattcaaactttacccaattttattgtttaagactgttctgtatatttttggttacgcaaaagttataatttactgaaattacaataattgagttataagaAAACATGAGATGCCAAAAGTAGTTGTCTAGTaggtttaataaatttggtcGTCGAAGGTAATTGACAATTGTTATAATGTATAAAAGTCATACggtttataagttataaggtctaacGGAATAAGGTGTAAAGTTTATAaggtttattaaaattataaggttCTAATTACAAggttcataaaataaataaaggtgAAAATTgttat encodes:
- the LOC103569166 gene encoding midnolin homolog produces the protein MDYKFFIGLLVLPIISTSVSEGKRHGGHGHSGGHIHGAGHGHFGGHGHSGSSHSGSPDSGSSPLSDYAGFSRSSHSVGSSDSFGPSDLSKFGISQFRCDGDSGSINSNHHIHYDDDEHYYSSSLSDSSTESLFDTSNEYRRIHELSDKLPTDIEEYVKKYATNKKATTTYDYVTTTTESSRMASDSPNSLVLMAENMAKMLDSIKAFSKSPGLDRELEDLQRINNEYLTDSKFE